A part of Anolis sagrei isolate rAnoSag1 chromosome 3, rAnoSag1.mat, whole genome shotgun sequence genomic DNA contains:
- the MAB21L1 gene encoding putative nucleotidyltransferase MAB21L1: MIAAQAKLVYHLNKYYNEKCQARKAAIAKTIREVCKVVSDVLKEVEVQEPRFISSLNEMDNRFEGLEVVSPTEFEVVLYLNQMGVFNFVDDGSLPGCAVLKLSDGRKRSMSLWVEFITASGYLSARKIRSRFQTLVAQAVDKCSYREVVKMVADTSEVKLRVRDRYVVQITPAFKCTGIWPRSAAHWPLPHIPWPGPNRVAEVKAEGFNLLSKECHSLAGKQSSAESDAWVLQFAEAENRLQMGGCRKKCLSLLKTLRDRHLELPGQPLNNYHMKTLVSYECEKHPREADWDEACLGDRLNGILLQLISCLQCRRCPHYFLPNLDLFQGKPHSALENAAKQTWRLAREILTNPKSLEKL; the protein is encoded by the coding sequence ATGATCGCGGCGCAGGCCAAGCTGGTGTACCACCTGAACAAGTACTACAACGAGAAGTGCCAGGCGCGGAAGGCGGCCATCGCCAAGACCATCCGCGAGGTGTGCAAGGTGGTGTCGGACGTGCTGAAGGAGGTGGAGGTGCAGGAGCCGCGCTTCATCAGCTCCCTCAACGAGATGGACAACCGCTTCGAGGGCCTGGAGGTGGTCTCGCCCACGGAGTTCGAGGTGGTGCTCTACCTCAACCAGATGGGCGTCTTCAACTTCGTGGACGACGGCTCGCTGCCCGGCTGCGCGGTGCTGAAGCTGAGCGACGGGCGGAAGCGGAGCATGTCGCTCTGGGTGGAGTTCATCACGGCCTCGGGCTACCTGTCGGCGCGGAAGATCCGCTCGCGCTTCCAGACGCTGGTGGCGCAGGCCGTGGACAAGTGCAGCTACCGCGAGGTGGTCAAGATGGTGGCGGACACCAGCGAGGTCAAGCTGCGCGTCCGCGACCGCTACGTGGTGCAGATCACGCCGGCCTTCAAGTGCACGGGCATCTGGCCCCGGAGCGCGGCCCACTGGCCCCTGCCGCACATCCCCTGGCCGGGCCCCAACCGCGTGGCCGAGGTCAAGGCCGAGGGCTTCAACCTGCTCTCCAAGGAGTGCCACTCGCTGGCCGGGAAGCAGAGCTCGGCCGAGAGCGACGCCTGGGTGCTCCAGTTCGCCGAGGCCGAGAACCGGCTCCAGATGGGCGGCTGCCGCAAGAAGTGCCTCTCGCTCCTCAAGACGCTGCGCGACCGGCACCTCGAGCTGCCCGGCCAGCCGCTCAACAACTACCACATGAAGACGCTCGTCTCCTACGAGTGCGAGAAGCACCCGCGCGAGGCCGACTGGGACGAGGCCTGCCTGGGCGACCGCCTCAACGGCATCCTCCTCCAGCTCATCTCCTGCCTCCAGTGCCGCCGATGCCCGCACTACTTCCTGCCCAACCTCGACCTCTTCCAGGGGAAGCCCCACTCCGCCCTCGAGAACGCCGCCAAGCAGACCTGGAGGCTGGCCAGGGAGATCCTCACCAACCCCAAGAGCCTCGAGAAGCTCTAG